A stretch of DNA from Arthrobacter jiangjiafuii:
GAAACCCGAGTGGCGGTAGGCACGCTTCTGTTCGAGCTTGGCGCCGGTGAGGGCTACCTTCTCGGCGTTGATGATGATGACGAAATCGCCCATGTCCATGTGGGGAGCGAAGGTCGGCTTGTGCTTTCCGCGCAGCAGTGTTGCGGTCTGGCTGGCAAGACGGCCTAGGACAACGTCGGTGGCGTCAATGACGTGCCACTGGCGGTTGATGTCGCCGGGCTTCGGGGTGTACGTACGCACGGTTTTTGCCTTCGTTTCTTCTTCTTAGGTGGCGCAGCTCATATGGATGCCACACGAACTGCAGCTTCTCTATGCGTTTACCGGATGGTCAGGTGAGGACTGATGTAACCAGTGGTCCTGATGTACTCGGCTATTTCCCCGGGGCCAGGTGGCTCTGCAACCGAGCCGCTCCCGTGGGCATAGACCTATCGAGGTAGGACACGCACAACGACTATAAACAATAGCCTGCTTCCCCGGAGAGGTCAAAAGCCCGGCACCGCCCGTCGGGCCCGTGTGCTCTCTGCCCGCTCCCGCATGTATGCCAGAGCCGGATACCGCACCTCTTCAAGGATCAAGGGGTGCGGGGGTGCCAGCAGCGACTTGGAATCGCGGATCCGTGCCAGGAGGCGTTCGCCGAGCCATTCCGGCCTCCGGTCCCCCGCACCCACCAGCATCGCCCCGCCCACGAGCGAGCGGACCATGTTGTGGCAGAACGCATCCGCCTGCAGGTGGGCCTCGATCACACCGTCGGGCCGGCGCAGGAACGAGAACTCCTGCAGCTCCCGCACGGTGGTTGCCCCAGTGCGGGGCTTGCAGAACGAAAGGAAGTCCTTCATGCCCAGGACTGCGTCCGCTGCGGCATTCATCCGGTGCTCGTCCAAGGCGAAATCATGCCACAGCGTCACGCTCCTGGTCAGCGGGTCGCGGCTGGCTTCCCGGTCGGCTATCCGGTAGCTGTAGCGCCGCCAGAGGGCCGAAAACCGGGCGTCGAAGCCTTCCGGCGCCAGCTCCGCGGAATGGACCGTTATGGCCCCTTCCATGGCATGGATGGCACGCTTTGCGGCCTTTGCCTTGCGCAGCGGCATGGTCAGGTCCTTGTTGAGGATGCCCCGCATGCGGCGGATCAGTGCTTCCTCCGGCGTGAGCGCGGCCCCGCGGGACAGCCCCTCCCACTCCGGCCCGGTGAGGTCGAAGTGGACCACCTGGCCTCTGGCGTGGACACCCGAGTCGGTCCGGCCGGCGACGGTCAGCCGGACCGGCCGGCGGACCAGGACAGCCAGTGCCGCCTCAAGAATCCCCTGCACCGTGGGCAGGTCGTCCTGGACAGCCCAGCCGTAGAACGGGGCGCCGTCGTAGGACAAATCCATCCGGACACGAAAAAGCCCGCCGTCCAGTGAAGGTACGGCGGGCCTCTCGATGCTCATGTCCCAATATTAAGGGACACGGTGGCAAAGCGAAGAATTACTTCTTCTCTTCGGTCTCCACTGCTTCGTCGGCGGAGTCGGCAGACTCAGCGGACTCGGCGGAGTCGGCAGACTCAGCGGACTCTGCGGAGTCAGCAGACTCAGCGGACTCTGCGGAGTCAGCAGACTCAGCGGATTCCTCAACCGGTGCCGGTGCAGCAACAGCTGCTGCGGTCTCAGCCTCGGCCACAACGGCCTGCTTGGCGGAAACCGGTTCCAGGACCAGCTCGATGACAGCCATGGGGGCGTTGTCGCCCTTGCGGTTGCCGATCTTGGTGATACGGGTGTAGCCGCCGTCGCGCTTCTCGACTGCCGGAGCAATGTCGGTGAAGAGCTCGTGGACAATACCCTTGTCCGAGATCAGACCCAGGACGCGGCGGCGTGAAGACAGGTCTCCGCGCTTTGCGAACGTGATCAGGCGCTCGGCGTAGGGACGAAGGCGCTTGGCCTTGGTCACCGTGGTGGTGATCTGCTTGTGCTCGAACAGCTGGGCAGCCAGGTTCGCCAGCATCAGGCGCTGGTGGGCAGGGCTGCCTCCGAGGCGCTTACCCTTGGTGGGTGTAGGCATTACATTTTCTCCTCAAACGGTGCCGAACGGTGCCCGTGGGCCCGACGGCAAAATTTAGCGTGTGTTAGAGCTCGTCGTCCGAGTATTCGGACTCGTCCTCTTCAATAGCTGCGGCACGTGCGGCCAGGTCGAATCCGGGAGGCGAATCCTTCAGGGACAGACCCAGCTCAACCAGCTTTGCCTTTACCTCATCAATGGACTTTGCACCGAAGTTGCGAATGTCCATCAGGTCAGCCTCGGAGCGGGCAACGAGTTCACCCACAGTGTGGATGCCTTCACGCTTGAGGCAGTTGTAGGAACGCACGGTCAGCTCGAGGTCTTCGATCGGCAGGGCCATATCGGCTGCCAGTGCGGCATCCGTGGGGCTCGGACCGATTTCAATACCTTCGGCAGCGCTGTTCAGCTCGCGGGCCAGGCCGAACAGTTCAACCAGGGTGGTGCCGGCAGAGGCGACGGCGTCGCGCGGTGCAATGGCATCCTTGGTCTCAACGTCAACGATCAGGCGATCGAAGTCGGTGCGCTGTTCAACACGGGTGGCCTCCACGCGGAAGGTCACCTTCAGGACCGGTGAGTAGATGGAGTCAACCGGAATACGGCCGATTTCCTGGTCACCGGACTTGTTCTGGCTTGCAGAGACGTAGCCGCGGCCGCGTTCGATGGTCAGTTCGAGTTCGAACTTGCCCTTCGAATTCAGCGTGGCAATGTGCAGATCCGGGTTGTGGAACTCCACGCCGGCCGGCGGCGCAATGTCCGCGGCCGTCACGACGCCGGGACCCTGCTTGCGCAGGTAGGCGACAACGGGTTCGTCGTGCTCGGAAGAGACCGACAGGTTCTTGACGTTCAGGATGATCTCAGTGACATCTTCCTTTACGCCCGGGACCGTGGTGAACTCGTGCAGCACGCCTTCGAGCCGGATGCTGGTTACAGCGGCACCGGGGATCGAGGACAGCAGCGTACGGCGGAGGGAGTTGCCGAGGGTGTAGCCGAAACCGGGTTCCAGCGGTTCGATGATGAACCGCGAGCGGTTGTCGGCTACGACTTCTTCAGTGAGGGTGGGGCGCTGTGCAATGAGCACTTGCATTTCCTTTCAGCGAGCGTCCGCTATATGACGCAACACAAATGGTGGAAACGACGACGACGGGTCTTCCGCGGGCGTCTTGGACGGCTAGCAGCCAGCCCGGAGCCGGAGGCGTCCGATGGGCGGCCCGCCCCCAAGGGTGGACCGCCCGCCGGACTACACCGGTACCGCAGTGCTGCTTATACGCGGCGGCGCTTCGGGGGCCGGCAACCGTTGTGCGCGCTCGGGGTGACATCCGAAATGGAGCCAACCTCCAGGCCGGTGGCCTGGAGCGAGCGGATAGCGGTTTCGCGGCCGGATCCCGGGCCCTTCACGAAGACGTCGACCTTGCGGACGCCGTGTTCCTGGGCGCGCTTTGCAGCGGCTTCAGCAGCCATCTGCGCAGCGAACGGGGTGGACTTACGCGAGCCCTTGAAGCCAACCTCACCGGCGGAAGCCCATGAGATAACAGCACCGGACGGGTCCGTGATGGACACGATGGTGTTGTTAAAGGTGCTCTTGATATGCGCCTGGCCAAGCGCAATATTCTTCTTATCCTTGCGACGCGGTTTGCGGACCGCTCCACGAGTCTTGGGGGGCATTACTTCTCCTACAAAGAGTTTGGTTTAGGTGGCCCACTGGGGGCCGTGGCCTCACACCGCTAGGTTTAGCGGGCGGCCTTCTTCTTACCGGCAACCGTGCGCTTCGGGCCCTTGCGGGTACGAGCGTTGGTCTTCGTGCGCTGGCCGTGTACGGGCATGCCACGACGGTGGCGGATACCCTGGTAGCTGCCGATTTCAACCTTGCGGCGAATGTCGGCGGCTACCTCGCGGCGGAGGTCACCCTCAACCTTGAAGTTGCCCTCGATGTAGTCACGCAGCTGAACGAGCTCAGCATCCGTGAGGTCCTTGACGCGAGTTTCCGGGCTGATGCCGGTCTCTGCCAGGGTCTGGTCTGCACGGGTCTTGCCCACGCCGTAGATATAGGTAAGCGCAATCACAACCCGCTTTTCGCGGGGAATGTCAACGCCAGCGAGACGTGCCATATTGGCGGTTCTCCTTTTGTGTCACCGGAGGTCTGAAGCAGTGCATCCCTGTTGCCAGGTCCCCGGCCTCCGGGCCGGGGGTATGCGTTACGCGTATCAACGCTGCACTGCCATATTGAGTTACTACTACTACGCGTGGACTGTCCCTGAGAGCAGGAAATTAGCCCTGGCGCTGCTTGTGGCGCGGGTTCTCGCAGATCACCATGACTCGACCGTTACGGCGAATCACCTTGCACTTATCGCAGATCTGCTTGACGCTCGGCTGGACCTTCATGGTTATCCTTTGCGTGGTTGCAGGGTTAAGCTGCGGGCAGGGCAGCATCCTTTGATGTCCAGGATGCGTTGCTGCCGAGCAGCGGTTTTTACTTGTAGCGGTAGACGATACGGCCCCGAGTGAGGTCGTACGGGCTAAGTTCCACTACAACGCGGTCTCCGGGGAGGATGCGAATGTAGTGTTGACGCATCTTTCCCGAGATGTGCGCAAGCACAATGTGGCCATTGGCCAGCTCAACGCGGAACATCGCGTTGGGCAGGGCTTCGTTGACCGAGCCCTCAATCTCAATGACGCCGTCTTTCTTGGCCATATCCTCCGCTAACGTCTGTGTCCGTGCGTATGCACGCAGGACGGTTTATGTCTTTGGTTCTCTCCCGTACTTCCTGCGCATCTACGGGCAGAAGCCGTTTTCACACGGCTGCATGCTTATAAAAGGGCACGAAGGTAGAGACAACCAACAGATAACTCTACTCGATGGGACCCGATAAGTTAAATCCCAGGCCGTAACAGCTCGAAGCCGGCACCACGGAACCTAGTCGGCGGGGATCGGAACCGGAGTCACGCCCAACGGCGCAAGCCGGGACGCGCCGCCGTCGGGCGCTGTCAGCACCCAGATGCCGTTCTCATGGATCGCAACCGAATGCTCCCACTGGGAGGCCCGTGAACCGTCGGTGGTGATCACTGTCCAGTCGTCGTCCAGTGTGAGGGTCTCAATC
This window harbors:
- the rplM gene encoding 50S ribosomal protein L13; its protein translation is MRTYTPKPGDINRQWHVIDATDVVLGRLASQTATLLRGKHKPTFAPHMDMGDFVIIINAEKVALTGAKLEQKRAYRHSGFPGGLSSVNYAELLESNPVRAVEKAIRGMLPKNSLAAQQISKLKVYRGAEHPHAAQQPKTFEITQVAQ
- a CDS encoding tRNA pseudouridine synthase A, whose protein sequence is MSIERPAVPSLDGGLFRVRMDLSYDGAPFYGWAVQDDLPTVQGILEAALAVLVRRPVRLTVAGRTDSGVHARGQVVHFDLTGPEWEGLSRGAALTPEEALIRRMRGILNKDLTMPLRKAKAAKRAIHAMEGAITVHSAELAPEGFDARFSALWRRYSYRIADREASRDPLTRSVTLWHDFALDEHRMNAAADAVLGMKDFLSFCKPRTGATTVRELQEFSFLRRPDGVIEAHLQADAFCHNMVRSLVGGAMLVGAGDRRPEWLGERLLARIRDSKSLLAPPHPLILEEVRYPALAYMRERAESTRARRAVPGF
- the rplQ gene encoding 50S ribosomal protein L17, with amino-acid sequence MPTPTKGKRLGGSPAHQRLMLANLAAQLFEHKQITTTVTKAKRLRPYAERLITFAKRGDLSSRRRVLGLISDKGIVHELFTDIAPAVEKRDGGYTRITKIGNRKGDNAPMAVIELVLEPVSAKQAVVAEAETAAAVAAPAPVEESAESADSAESAESADSAESAESADSAESAESADSADEAVETEEKK
- a CDS encoding DNA-directed RNA polymerase subunit alpha, producing the protein MLIAQRPTLTEEVVADNRSRFIIEPLEPGFGYTLGNSLRRTLLSSIPGAAVTSIRLEGVLHEFTTVPGVKEDVTEIILNVKNLSVSSEHDEPVVAYLRKQGPGVVTAADIAPPAGVEFHNPDLHIATLNSKGKFELELTIERGRGYVSASQNKSGDQEIGRIPVDSIYSPVLKVTFRVEATRVEQRTDFDRLIVDVETKDAIAPRDAVASAGTTLVELFGLARELNSAAEGIEIGPSPTDAALAADMALPIEDLELTVRSYNCLKREGIHTVGELVARSEADLMDIRNFGAKSIDEVKAKLVELGLSLKDSPPGFDLAARAAAIEEDESEYSDDEL
- the rpsK gene encoding 30S ribosomal protein S11 produces the protein MPPKTRGAVRKPRRKDKKNIALGQAHIKSTFNNTIVSITDPSGAVISWASAGEVGFKGSRKSTPFAAQMAAEAAAKRAQEHGVRKVDVFVKGPGSGRETAIRSLQATGLEVGSISDVTPSAHNGCRPPKRRRV
- the rpsM gene encoding 30S ribosomal protein S13, translating into MARLAGVDIPREKRVVIALTYIYGVGKTRADQTLAETGISPETRVKDLTDAELVQLRDYIEGNFKVEGDLRREVAADIRRKVEIGSYQGIRHRRGMPVHGQRTKTNARTRKGPKRTVAGKKKAAR
- the rpmJ gene encoding 50S ribosomal protein L36, giving the protein MKVQPSVKQICDKCKVIRRNGRVMVICENPRHKQRQG
- the infA gene encoding translation initiation factor IF-1 is translated as MAKKDGVIEIEGSVNEALPNAMFRVELANGHIVLAHISGKMRQHYIRILPGDRVVVELSPYDLTRGRIVYRYK